One Devosia lacusdianchii genomic window carries:
- the rplB gene encoding 50S ribosomal protein L2: MALKTYNPTSEGRRQLITTDRSELWKGKPVKTLTEGLSKSGGRNNRGRITSFHRGGGHKRTYRLIDFKRVKFDVVGTIERLEYDPNRTAWIALVKYEDGELAYIVAPQRLSAGDKVISSMQTVDVKPGNAMPLERMPVGTIVHNIELKPRKGGQVARSAGAYAQYVGRDQGWAILRLNSGEQRRVHGSCLATVGAVSNQDHSNTSLGKAGRSRWLGRKPVTRGVAMNPIDHPHGGGEGRTSGGRHPVTPWGKPTKGKKTRSNKATDKFIVRSRHVKKGR; encoded by the coding sequence ATGGCTCTGAAAACTTATAATCCCACCTCCGAAGGCCGTCGTCAGCTTATCACGACCGATCGTTCGGAACTGTGGAAGGGCAAGCCGGTCAAGACTCTGACCGAAGGTCTTTCCAAGTCCGGTGGCCGCAACAACCGTGGTCGTATCACCTCGTTCCATCGCGGTGGCGGTCACAAGCGCACCTATCGCCTGATCGACTTCAAGCGCGTCAAGTTCGACGTCGTTGGTACGATCGAGCGCCTGGAATATGATCCCAACCGTACGGCTTGGATCGCTCTGGTGAAGTACGAAGACGGCGAACTCGCCTATATCGTTGCGCCCCAGCGTCTGTCGGCCGGCGACAAGGTCATCTCGTCGATGCAGACCGTCGACGTGAAGCCGGGTAATGCGATGCCGCTGGAACGTATGCCGGTCGGTACGATCGTGCACAACATCGAGCTGAAGCCCCGCAAGGGTGGCCAGGTTGCCCGTTCGGCTGGCGCGTATGCCCAGTATGTCGGTCGCGACCAGGGTTGGGCGATCCTTCGCCTGAACTCGGGCGAACAGCGCCGCGTGCATGGCTCGTGCCTTGCTACCGTCGGTGCCGTGTCGAACCAGGATCACTCCAACACGTCGCTCGGCAAGGCCGGTCGTTCGCGTTGGCTGGGTCGCAAGCCCGTCACTCGCGGCGTGGCCATGAACCCGATCGATCACCCGCATGGTGGTGGTGAAGGCCGTACCTCTGGTGGCCGTCACCCGGTTACCCCGTGGGGCAAGCCGACCAAGGGTAAGAAGACCCGCAGCAACAAGGCGACGGACAAGTTCATCGTTCGCTCGCGTCACGTGAAGAAGGGCAGGTAA
- the rpsE gene encoding 30S ribosomal protein S5, producing MSRDVQERESEFVDRLVHINRVAKVVKGGRRFGFAALVVVGDQKGRVGFGHGKAREVPEAIRKATEQAKRQMIRVPLRDARTLHHDVAGRHGAGKVILRAAVPGTGIIAGGPMRAVFETLGINDIVAKSQGTANPYNMVRATFDALKRVDSPRSVASRRGLKVSELQARRGETAVEA from the coding sequence ATGAGCAGAGACGTTCAAGAACGCGAAAGCGAATTCGTCGATCGCCTGGTCCACATCAATCGCGTGGCCAAGGTGGTCAAGGGTGGTCGTCGCTTCGGCTTCGCCGCACTCGTCGTTGTCGGCGACCAGAAGGGCCGCGTTGGCTTTGGTCACGGCAAGGCCCGTGAAGTTCCCGAAGCGATCCGCAAGGCGACCGAGCAGGCCAAGCGCCAGATGATCCGCGTGCCGCTGCGCGATGCGCGTACGCTGCACCACGACGTTGCTGGCCGCCACGGCGCCGGCAAGGTCATCCTGCGTGCTGCCGTTCCGGGTACCGGCATCATCGCCGGTGGTCCGATGCGCGCCGTGTTCGAGACGCTTGGTATCAACGATATCGTTGCCAAGTCGCAGGGCACTGCCAATCCCTACAACATGGTGCGGGCCACCTTCGATGCGCTCAAGCGCGTCGATAGCCCTCGCTCGGTTGCTTCCCGCCGTGGCCTCAAGGTTTCGGAACTTCAGGCTCGCCGTGGCGAGACTGCGGTCGAAGCTTGA
- the rpsQ gene encoding 30S ribosomal protein S17 — MPKRVLQGTVVSDANEKTVVVRVERRFTHPVMKKTVRRSKKYHAHDEANLAKVGQVVWIEECAPISKNKRWTLVQGAAEQESAKP; from the coding sequence ATGCCAAAGCGCGTTTTGCAGGGGACTGTGGTCTCTGACGCCAATGAAAAGACGGTCGTGGTGCGCGTTGAGCGCCGTTTCACGCATCCGGTGATGAAGAAGACCGTTCGCCGGTCCAAGAAGTACCATGCTCACGACGAAGCCAATCTGGCCAAGGTCGGGCAGGTTGTCTGGATCGAAGAATGTGCGCCGATTTCCAAGAACAAGCGCTGGACGCTGGTTCAGGGTGCGGCCGAGCAGGAAAGCGCCAAGCCATGA
- the rplX gene encoding 50S ribosomal protein L24 → MAAKIKKGDKVVVLAGKDKGKTGQVLQVFPTETRATVQGINLVRRHTKQTASTDAGIFTKEAPIHLSNLAIADKDGKPSRVGFQIKDGVKTRVAKSTGDSIDG, encoded by the coding sequence ATGGCTGCCAAGATCAAGAAGGGCGATAAGGTCGTCGTCCTGGCTGGCAAGGACAAGGGCAAAACCGGCCAAGTCCTGCAGGTCTTCCCGACCGAAACTCGCGCGACTGTCCAGGGTATCAACCTTGTGCGCCGCCACACCAAGCAGACCGCGTCGACCGATGCCGGCATCTTCACCAAGGAAGCGCCGATCCACCTGTCGAACCTCGCGATCGCCGACAAGGATGGCAAGCCCAGCCGCGTCGGTTTCCAGATCAAGGACGGCGTGAAGACGCGCGTCGCAAAATCGACCGGAGATTCGATCGATGGCTGA
- the rplV gene encoding 50S ribosomal protein L22, whose amino-acid sequence MGKPKTQRALKDNEAKAVLRMLRISPQKLNLLAQLIRGKKVEKALAELEFSHKRISGQVKKVLESAIANAENNHGLDTDALVVAEAFVGNSLVMKRFTARGRGRSSRIEKPFSHLTIIVRQVEEAA is encoded by the coding sequence ATGGGCAAGCCAAAAACCCAGCGCGCGCTCAAGGACAACGAAGCCAAGGCTGTGCTGCGCATGCTGCGCATCAGCCCGCAGAAGCTCAACCTTCTGGCTCAGTTGATCCGCGGCAAGAAGGTCGAGAAGGCTCTGGCCGAACTCGAGTTCAGCCACAAGCGCATTTCCGGCCAGGTCAAGAAGGTGCTCGAGAGCGCCATTGCCAACGCCGAGAACAACCATGGTCTCGACACCGACGCTCTCGTCGTTGCTGAAGCTTTTGTTGGTAATTCGCTTGTAATGAAGCGTTTCACCGCTCGTGGCCGTGGTCGGTCGTCGCGCATCGAGAAGCCATTCTCGCATCTGACGATCATCGTCCGGCAAGTTGAGGAGGCCGCATAA
- the rplR gene encoding 50S ribosomal protein L18: MAISAKGAERRKARVRKALKARAFGRPRLSVFRSDKNIYAQIIDDTTGRTLAAASTLDKDIKSKVKNGGTAEAAATIGKLIAERGTKAGVAEVIFDRGSYIYHGRVKALADAAREGGLQF; the protein is encoded by the coding sequence ATGGCTATCAGTGCAAAAGGTGCGGAACGCCGCAAGGCTCGTGTCCGCAAGGCGCTCAAGGCTCGTGCCTTCGGTCGTCCGCGTCTGTCGGTTTTCCGTTCGGACAAGAATATCTACGCCCAGATCATCGACGACACCACGGGTCGTACCCTGGCTGCCGCCTCGACGCTCGACAAGGACATCAAGTCCAAGGTCAAGAACGGCGGTACCGCCGAAGCCGCTGCAACGATCGGCAAGCTGATCGCAGAGCGCGGCACCAAGGCCGGCGTTGCTGAAGTGATCTTCGATCGTGGGTCGTACATCTATCATGGCCGTGTAAAGGCCCTTGCAGACGCTGCCCGTGAGGGCGGCCTGCAGTTCTAA
- the rplN gene encoding 50S ribosomal protein L14, translated as MIQMQSNLDVADNSGARRVMCIKVLGGSHRKYASVGDIIVVSVKDAIPRGRVKKGQVMKAVVVRTAFDIRRPDGTVIRFDKNAAVLINNQKEPIGTRIFGPVPRELRAKNHMKIISLAPEVL; from the coding sequence ATGATCCAGATGCAGTCCAATCTCGATGTCGCCGACAATTCCGGCGCTCGTCGTGTCATGTGCATCAAGGTACTTGGCGGTTCGCACCGTAAGTACGCTTCGGTCGGCGATATCATCGTCGTTTCCGTGAAGGATGCTATCCCGCGTGGTCGCGTGAAGAAGGGCCAGGTCATGAAGGCCGTGGTCGTTCGCACCGCGTTCGACATCCGTCGCCCCGATGGCACCGTGATCCGCTTCGACAAGAATGCCGCGGTTCTGATCAACAATCAGAAAGAGCCGATCGGCACTCGTATCTTCGGACCGGTTCCGCGCGAGCTCCGCGCCAAGAACCACATGAAGATCATTTCGCTCGCACCCGAGGTGCTGTAA
- the rpsS gene encoding 30S ribosomal protein S19 has protein sequence MTRSIWKGPFVDGYMLKKAEKALASGRNDVVKIWSRRSTILPQFVGITFGVHNGQKHVPVSVTEDMIGHKFGEFAPTRTYYGHAADKKAKRK, from the coding sequence ATGACCCGTTCAATCTGGAAGGGGCCGTTCGTCGACGGCTACATGCTCAAGAAGGCCGAGAAGGCCCTCGCGTCTGGCCGCAACGACGTGGTCAAGATCTGGAGCCGCCGTTCGACCATCCTGCCGCAGTTCGTGGGTATCACCTTCGGCGTGCATAATGGCCAGAAGCACGTTCCGGTCAGCGTCACCGAAGACATGATCGGCCACAAGTTTGGCGAGTTCGCACCGACCCGTACCTACTACGGTCACGCGGCCGACAAGAAGGCCAAGAGGAAGTAA
- the rplF gene encoding 50S ribosomal protein L6 yields MSRTGKKPVAPVSGVTVTINGRTVTAKGPKGELSIELMDVVNAENGADGVVISPANDSRLARAAWGTTRALIQNMVTGVSAGFEKKLAIQGVGYRAAMQGKDIKLSLGFSHEVIYEAPKGITLAVPAPTEIVITGIDKQQVGQVAANIRAWRKPEPYKGKGVRYAGEFVFRKEGKKK; encoded by the coding sequence ATGTCACGTACTGGCAAAAAACCGGTTGCACCGGTGAGCGGCGTTACGGTCACGATCAATGGTCGTACCGTCACCGCCAAGGGCCCGAAGGGCGAACTGAGCATCGAGCTCATGGATGTGGTCAATGCCGAGAATGGCGCCGATGGCGTCGTTATCTCTCCGGCTAATGACTCGCGTCTGGCTCGTGCTGCCTGGGGCACTACCCGTGCACTGATCCAGAACATGGTCACCGGTGTTTCGGCTGGCTTCGAAAAGAAGCTGGCGATCCAGGGCGTTGGCTATCGCGCCGCCATGCAGGGCAAGGATATCAAGCTGTCGCTTGGTTTCAGCCACGAAGTCATCTACGAAGCCCCCAAGGGCATCACGCTCGCTGTCCCGGCGCCGACGGAAATCGTCATCACCGGTATCGACAAGCAGCAGGTTGGCCAGGTTGCGGCGAACATTCGCGCGTGGCGCAAGCCAGAGCCCTACAAGGGCAAGGGCGTTCGCTATGCTGGCGAGTTCGTCTTCCGCAAAGAAGGCAAGAAGAAGTAA
- a CDS encoding 50S ribosomal protein L23, with amino-acid sequence MNKLSAYDIVRNPVVTEKSTMASEHNQVVFDVAIDASKTEIKAAVEQLFSVKVKAVNTLVRKGKVKRFRGQLGTRNDVKKAIVTLIDGQSIDISTGL; translated from the coding sequence ATGAACAAGCTCAGCGCTTACGACATCGTCCGTAACCCCGTCGTGACTGAAAAGTCGACGATGGCTTCGGAACACAACCAGGTCGTTTTCGACGTGGCGATCGATGCCAGCAAGACCGAGATCAAGGCTGCCGTCGAGCAGCTCTTCTCGGTCAAGGTCAAGGCAGTGAACACTCTGGTCCGCAAGGGCAAGGTGAAGCGCTTCCGTGGTCAGCTTGGCACGCGCAACGACGTCAAGAAGGCGATCGTGACCCTCATCGACGGCCAGTCGATCGATATTTCGACCGGCCTCTAA
- the rpsH gene encoding 30S ribosomal protein S8 — protein sequence MSFSDPIGDMLTRIRNAQMRRKNSVSTPASTLRGRVLDVLQSEGFIRGYSETKFENGASEYEIELKYSDNEAVIRTIERVSRPGRRVYASVKNIPQVANGLGVSILSTPKGVMADHEAKAANVGGEVLCRVF from the coding sequence ATGAGCTTTTCCGATCCGATCGGCGACATGCTGACCCGCATCCGCAACGCCCAGATGCGTCGCAAGAATTCCGTTTCGACGCCGGCGTCGACCCTGCGTGGTCGCGTGCTGGACGTTCTCCAGTCCGAGGGTTTCATCCGCGGCTACTCGGAGACCAAGTTCGAGAACGGTGCTTCCGAGTACGAAATCGAACTGAAGTACTCGGATAACGAGGCGGTCATCCGCACGATCGAGCGCGTTTCGCGTCCCGGCCGTCGTGTGTACGCTTCGGTCAAGAATATTCCGCAGGTTGCCAATGGCCTCGGTGTTTCGATCCTCTCCACCCCCAAGGGTGTGATGGCCGACCACGAAGCCAAGGCTGCCAACGTTGGTGGCGAGGTACTCTGCCGCGTGTTCTAA
- the rplO gene encoding 50S ribosomal protein L15 — MTRLNELRDNPGSSKTRIRIGRGIGSGKGKTGGRGGKGQTARSGVAINGFEGGQMPLHMRMPKRGFNALNPGNWNEVRIDRLQAYIDAGKLDPKAVIDVAALIAARVIRRPKDGVRLIGSAGFTAKKVTFNVNYATAGATAAIESAGGKIDIIPAKAPWKKTPYAG, encoded by the coding sequence ATGACTCGTTTGAACGAACTTCGCGATAATCCCGGCTCCTCCAAGACCCGCATCCGTATCGGCCGCGGCATTGGTTCTGGCAAGGGCAAGACCGGTGGTCGTGGCGGCAAGGGCCAGACTGCTCGCTCGGGCGTTGCCATCAACGGCTTTGAAGGCGGCCAGATGCCCCTTCACATGCGTATGCCGAAGCGTGGCTTCAATGCACTCAACCCAGGCAACTGGAACGAGGTCCGCATCGATCGCCTGCAGGCCTATATCGACGCAGGCAAGCTCGACCCCAAGGCGGTGATCGACGTTGCGGCGCTGATCGCGGCTCGCGTGATCCGTCGTCCGAAGGACGGCGTCCGTCTGATCGGTTCGGCAGGCTTCACGGCCAAGAAGGTGACCTTCAACGTCAACTACGCCACGGCCGGTGCCACTGCCGCTATTGAATCTGCTGGCGGCAAGATCGATATCATCCCGGCCAAGGCGCCGTGGAAGAAGACCCCATACGCCGGTTAA
- the rplP gene encoding 50S ribosomal protein L16 has protein sequence MLQPKKTKFRKAHKGRIHGVAKGGTELAFGQYALKATEPERVTARQIEAARRAITREMKRQGRVWIRIFPDLPVSKKPTEVRMGKGKGSVELWAARVKPGRIVFEIDGVPEDVAKEALRLGAMKLPIMTRVVTRIAD, from the coding sequence ATGCTGCAACCTAAGAAGACCAAGTTCCGCAAGGCTCACAAGGGCCGCATCCATGGCGTTGCCAAGGGCGGTACCGAGCTGGCTTTCGGCCAGTATGCCTTGAAGGCGACCGAGCCCGAGCGCGTGACTGCTCGCCAGATCGAAGCGGCCCGCCGCGCGATCACCCGCGAAATGAAGCGCCAGGGCCGCGTGTGGATCCGGATTTTCCCGGATCTGCCGGTTTCCAAGAAGCCGACCGAAGTTCGTATGGGTAAGGGCAAGGGTTCGGTTGAACTCTGGGCCGCCCGCGTGAAGCCCGGTCGTATCGTATTCGAGATCGACGGCGTCCCCGAGGACGTTGCCAAGGAAGCCCTGCGCCTCGGCGCAATGAAGCTCCCGATCATGACGCGGGTTGTCACCCGCATTGCCGACTAA
- the rpsC gene encoding 30S ribosomal protein S3, with product MGQKINPIGFRLGINRTWDSRWFANKGEYGSLLQEDLKIRTMLLEDLKAAAVSKIVIERPHRKCRVSIHTARPGIVIGKKGADIDKIRAKVKKFTDSEVHINIVEVRKPETDATLVAQGIAQQLERRVAFRRAMKRAVQTAIRMGAGGIRVNVGGRLGGADIARTEWYREGRVPLHTLRADIDYGTAEAETTYGIIGIKVWIFKGEVLEHDPTAHERRATEGADMGGQRAEREPRRERGDRDRERA from the coding sequence ATGGGCCAGAAGATCAATCCAATCGGCTTCCGCCTCGGCATCAACCGCACGTGGGACAGCCGCTGGTTCGCCAACAAGGGCGAATACGGCTCGCTGCTTCAGGAAGACCTGAAGATCCGCACGATGCTGCTGGAAGACCTCAAGGCTGCCGCGGTCTCGAAGATCGTCATCGAGCGCCCGCACCGCAAGTGCCGCGTGTCGATCCACACTGCTCGTCCGGGCATCGTGATCGGCAAGAAGGGCGCCGACATCGACAAGATCCGCGCCAAGGTGAAGAAGTTCACCGACAGCGAAGTGCACATCAACATCGTTGAAGTGCGCAAGCCGGAAACCGATGCGACGCTGGTTGCCCAGGGCATTGCCCAGCAGCTGGAACGCCGCGTGGCTTTCCGTCGCGCCATGAAGCGCGCCGTGCAGACGGCGATCCGCATGGGCGCCGGCGGCATCCGCGTGAACGTTGGTGGCCGTCTCGGTGGTGCCGACATTGCTCGTACCGAATGGTACCGCGAAGGTCGCGTTCCGCTGCACACGCTGCGTGCTGATATCGACTACGGCACTGCCGAAGCCGAGACCACGTACGGCATCATCGGTATCAAGGTCTGGATCTTCAAGGGCGAAGTCCTTGAGCATGATCCCACTGCCCATGAACGTCGCGCCACCGAAGGCGCCGACATGGGTGGCCAGCGCGCTGAACGCGAACCGCGTCGTGAGCGCGGCGACCGTGACCGCGAACGCGCATAA
- the rpsN gene encoding 30S ribosomal protein S14: MAKTSSIVKNNKRAALAKQYAAKRAALKKQTKDQSIPMDQRFAAQLKLAELPRNSAKVRVRNRCEVSGRPRGYYRKLKLSRIALRQLGNLGQIPGLVKSSW; this comes from the coding sequence ATGGCAAAGACCAGCTCCATCGTTAAGAACAACAAGCGCGCTGCGCTCGCAAAGCAGTATGCTGCCAAGCGCGCCGCTTTGAAGAAGCAGACCAAGGATCAGTCGATCCCGATGGATCAGCGCTTCGCCGCCCAGCTCAAGCTGGCCGAACTGCCGCGTAACTCGGCCAAGGTTCGTGTGCGCAATCGCTGTGAAGTCTCGGGTCGTCCCCGTGGCTACTATCGCAAGCTGAAGCTGAGCCGTATCGCTCTGCGCCAGCTTGGCAACCTGGGCCAGATACCGGGTCTCGTGAAGTCGAGCTGGTAA
- the rplD gene encoding 50S ribosomal protein L4, translated as MELKVTTLDGKAAGSIQLADDVFGLEVRQDILHRMVRYQQLKAMAGTHDVKHRSEGVRTGKKFVKQKGSGGARHGDRKAPQFRGGGRAFGPTPRSHAIDLPKKVRALALKHALSSKAKSGSLVVVDSVATKEAKTASMLATFGKLEWTNALIIDGSAVDQNFALAARNIPHIDVLPVQGINVVSILKRDKLVLTKAALEALEARFA; from the coding sequence ATGGAACTCAAGGTCACAACCCTCGACGGCAAGGCCGCTGGCTCGATCCAGCTCGCCGACGACGTCTTCGGTCTGGAAGTCCGTCAGGACATCCTGCACCGCATGGTTCGCTACCAGCAGCTCAAGGCAATGGCCGGTACGCACGATGTGAAGCATCGTTCGGAAGGCGTGCGCACGGGCAAGAAGTTCGTGAAGCAGAAGGGCTCGGGCGGCGCTCGCCATGGCGATCGCAAGGCTCCGCAGTTCCGTGGTGGTGGCCGTGCATTCGGTCCGACCCCGCGCAGCCATGCCATCGACCTGCCCAAGAAGGTCCGCGCTCTTGCTCTCAAGCATGCGCTGTCCTCCAAAGCCAAGTCGGGCTCGCTCGTCGTCGTCGACAGCGTTGCCACCAAGGAAGCCAAGACTGCCAGCATGCTGGCGACCTTCGGCAAGCTGGAATGGACCAACGCGCTGATCATCGATGGTAGCGCCGTCGACCAGAACTTCGCTCTGGCCGCACGCAACATCCCGCATATCGACGTGCTGCCGGTGCAGGGGATCAACGTTGTGTCGATCCTCAAGCGCGACAAGCTCGTCCTGACCAAGGCAGCGCTCGAAGCGCTGGAAGCGAGGTTCGCATGA
- the rpmC gene encoding 50S ribosomal protein L29 has translation MKASDVRSKTADELKDQLVDLKKEQFNLRFQRATQQLEKPTEVKKVRRDIARIKTILAEKNAAK, from the coding sequence ATGAAAGCCAGTGATGTGCGGAGCAAGACCGCAGACGAACTGAAGGACCAGCTCGTCGACCTGAAGAAAGAACAGTTCAACCTGCGTTTCCAGCGCGCTACCCAGCAGCTGGAAAAGCCGACCGAGGTCAAAAAGGTCCGCCGCGACATCGCGCGGATCAAGACGATCTTGGCCGAAAAGAACGCAGCGAAGTAA
- the rpmD gene encoding 50S ribosomal protein L30 — protein MAEKKKMITVQQIGSPIRRDKVQRATLIGLGLNKMNKQRELIDTPEVRGMINKLPHLVRVVGE, from the coding sequence ATGGCTGAGAAGAAAAAGATGATCACCGTGCAGCAGATCGGTTCGCCGATCCGCCGCGACAAGGTGCAGCGCGCGACCCTCATCGGTCTCGGGCTCAACAAGATGAACAAGCAGCGCGAGCTGATCGATACGCCCGAAGTTCGCGGCATGATCAACAAGCTCCCGCATCTCGTCCGCGTTGTCGGCGAGTAA
- the rplE gene encoding 50S ribosomal protein L5 produces MAETAYIPRLRTEYDTTIKAALREQFGYKNVMELPRLDKIVLNMGIGEAVNDTKKVKTAAAELERIAGQKPVITHARKSIAGFKVREDMPLGVKVTLRKTRMYEFLDRLVNIALPRVRDFRGLNPNSFDGRGNYAMGIKEHIIFPEINYDQIDQVWGMDIVIATTAKSDDEARALLKAFNFPFRQ; encoded by the coding sequence ATGGCTGAGACCGCTTACATTCCGCGTCTCCGGACCGAATACGACACCACGATCAAGGCCGCCCTGCGTGAGCAGTTCGGCTACAAGAACGTGATGGAGCTGCCGCGTCTGGACAAGATCGTCCTGAACATGGGCATTGGCGAGGCCGTCAATGATACCAAGAAGGTCAAGACGGCCGCTGCCGAGCTCGAGCGCATTGCTGGCCAGAAGCCGGTTATCACTCATGCTCGCAAGTCGATCGCCGGCTTCAAGGTTCGTGAAGACATGCCCCTGGGCGTGAAGGTTACGCTGCGCAAGACTCGTATGTACGAGTTTCTTGACCGTCTCGTGAACATCGCGCTGCCGCGCGTTCGCGACTTCCGCGGGCTGAACCCGAACTCCTTCGACGGCCGTGGCAATTATGCTATGGGCATCAAGGAACACATCATTTTCCCCGAAATCAACTACGATCAGATCGATCAGGTTTGGGGCATGGATATCGTGATCGCTACGACCGCGAAGTCCGATGATGAAGCTCGTGCGCTGCTCAAGGCATTCAACTTCCCGTTCCGCCAGTAA
- the secY gene encoding preprotein translocase subunit SecY produces the protein MASAAEQLARNLNFSTFSKAKALQQRILFTLGALLVYRLGTFIPVPGIDPDAFRATFEQSQQGIIGMFNMFAGGAVERMAIFALNLIPYITASIVVQVIATASPRLEALKKEGEAGRRKMNQYTRYLAVVFCAVQAYGIAVGLEASQGVVLNPGWFFRISTVITLVGGTMFLMWLGEQITSRGVGNGISLIIFAGIVANLPTTVVQTIDLARTGAINGFAGFGIFILALVVIAAIVFFERAQRRLLIQYPKRQVGNKMFQGDTSHLPLKLNTSGVIPVIFGSSLLLLPATIASFAAQGNAPQWLQVTTALLGRGQPLYLALFAFFIIFFAFFYTAIVFNPTETADNLKRSGGFIPGIRPGERTAQHIDYVLTRITVIGAIYLTVVALIPEIVHNQLAVSQFIGGTSLLIMVTVTLDTVSQIQSHLIAQQYEGLVKKSRLGGGKRR, from the coding sequence ATGGCGTCCGCAGCCGAACAGCTCGCACGTAATCTAAATTTCTCGACCTTTTCCAAGGCGAAAGCCCTGCAGCAGCGCATCCTGTTCACTCTGGGGGCGCTGCTTGTCTATCGTCTGGGCACTTTCATTCCGGTTCCGGGTATCGACCCTGACGCCTTCCGCGCGACGTTCGAGCAGTCGCAGCAGGGCATCATCGGCATGTTCAACATGTTCGCAGGTGGCGCTGTCGAGCGCATGGCGATCTTTGCGCTGAACCTCATTCCCTACATCACTGCCTCGATCGTGGTGCAGGTCATTGCTACGGCATCGCCGCGCCTCGAAGCCCTCAAGAAAGAGGGTGAAGCTGGCCGTCGCAAGATGAACCAGTATACCCGCTATCTGGCCGTCGTGTTCTGCGCTGTGCAGGCATATGGCATTGCCGTCGGTCTTGAGGCGAGCCAAGGCGTCGTGCTTAATCCGGGCTGGTTCTTCCGCATTTCCACGGTCATTACCTTGGTTGGCGGCACCATGTTCCTGATGTGGCTGGGTGAGCAGATCACCTCGCGCGGCGTCGGCAACGGCATTTCGCTGATCATCTTCGCCGGTATCGTCGCCAACTTGCCTACCACGGTGGTGCAGACCATCGATCTTGCCCGTACCGGCGCGATCAACGGTTTTGCTGGCTTCGGCATCTTCATCCTGGCTTTGGTGGTTATTGCCGCCATCGTCTTCTTCGAGCGAGCCCAGCGCCGGTTGCTGATTCAGTATCCAAAGCGCCAGGTTGGCAACAAGATGTTCCAGGGCGACACTTCGCATCTGCCGCTGAAGCTCAACACCTCGGGCGTTATCCCGGTGATCTTCGGTTCGTCGCTGCTGCTGCTGCCGGCCACCATTGCGTCGTTCGCGGCGCAGGGTAACGCGCCGCAATGGCTGCAGGTGACCACGGCTCTGCTGGGTCGCGGACAGCCGCTCTATCTTGCGCTGTTTGCCTTCTTCATCATCTTCTTCGCCTTCTTCTATACGGCGATCGTCTTCAATCCGACCGAGACGGCCGACAACCTCAAGCGCTCTGGCGGCTTCATTCCAGGTATTCGTCCGGGTGAGCGGACCGCTCAGCACATCGACTACGTGCTGACGCGCATTACGGTGATTGGTGCTATCTACCTGACGGTGGTGGCGTTGATTCCCGAGATCGTGCACAACCAGCTCGCGGTGAGCCAGTTCATCGGCGGCACATCGCTGCTGATCATGGTGACGGTGACGCTGGATACGGTTAGCCAGATCCAGAGCCATCTGATCGCCCAGCAATATGAGGGGCTGGTCAAGAAATCCCGTCTTGGAGGAGGCAAGCGTCGATGA